In Ignavibacteria bacterium, the genomic stretch AGCACAGTGAAGATCGATTTTTTAATTTCACCGGCGTAGCTTGTTCCGCCGATAAGTACCAGCTTTTCCTTGAAGTTAATGGTAACAAATACTTCTGAATTTGTTCCGTCAATCTTAGGATTAGCATGGAAGTTAGGCATGTCAATAACGGTAAATTCCGGATTGTGCTCTTCGAGCTCTGCCGCGCTTTTTGCTCTAATAAAAAGGTTATGGGCAAAAAGGTTGTGCCATGCTGTTTCTGTAATTACCCTTAAATGCATCTTGTATTCCGGATCGGCACCTGCATAACAGTCCTGAACATAAATGTCCTTGTTCTGAATGTATGCCTGCATTTTGTGGTAAAGGTGTGTGAATTTTTCCTCGTCAAGAGCCGAGTTAACTTTTCCCCACCAGATTTTATCCTGGTTTGTAGGCTCTTTAACGATGAACTTATCGTTAGGGCTGCGGCCCGTGTGCTGGCCTGTTCTTACGACCAGGGGACCATAGTGTGAAAGTGTACCTTCGCGTCTGTAAAGAGCGCGTTCAACAAGCTGGGCTGTACTGAGGTTATAGAAAACATCATTAATGTTCCTGATCCCAAGTTTATCCAACTGACTGAGAATCTTATCTTTTGGTATCATGTTATAAATTAATCCTGAATATGTAACTCTCCGCGGAGAGTCCATGTATTTAATGTATTTTACTGTAATTAGAACCGCTGCACTCCAGTTAATCTAAACAAACTAAAGCAAATCATTGATAGCTTCAATAGCAATTCATAACTTCATTTTCAGCGGTAATCTTTTGAGAAGTATACAACTAATGCTCTATAGGGGGCCTGCCGCGGTAAGTTCAAGATAACTCATTCATTCCCCCGAAATCCAGAGCCTCAAAAGCCAATGAAAAAATAACGATAGATTTTGAAAATTTCCAGAAATTGGACTGTTTTATCTTTTAAAAAATTTCTCTTGAAATTTAATTCAAATTTAGCAGTCCCGTTTTTTTTGCACAAAAATCTTTTCCGGGCCAATTCTTTACAGGAGAACCGAAGAAAAAAATTATCCCGGAAGGTGCCTGTTTTCTATGATATGCTAAATCGGGCGAAAATTCAAGAATAGAAGTCAGGATGTCTTATTTTTTGTATAACTGGAAAAGAATTTTAACCAGGCGCAAAGCACTTGCGATTTAGTTAAAAAAATTCAAATTTAAAATAATCCCTTTATCCATATCTTTATCTGTCCATAAAACTAACAGGATGAATTATGATTTTCCCGATTGGTGACGACAATACCGACCGTACCATGTTTCCCTTGACGAATTACCTGATCATTCTGCTTAATGTATTTGTGTTTGTATTTCTGCAGGGCCTGGGCTCAAATATAAAGTTTACTTATGCCTATTCAACCGTGCCTGCCGAGATCGTTACGGGTAAGGATATTATTACAGAGGACAGGGTGATGGTGGATCCTGAAACTGATGAGAGGGTGGAGGTGCCGGGGCTGCAGAAGACACCTATAAACGTATATCTTACAATTTTTACTTCAATGTTCATGCACGGGGGCATTGCGCACATTTTCGGCAACATGATTTTTCTTTGGGTATTTGGCGATAATATAGAAAATAAGCTCGGACACATGCGCTATCTCATATTCTATCTCGTCTGCGGCGCTCTGTCGTCACTTTCACAGGTCACTGCTACTATTATGTTCAACGGCAATCCTTACGTTCCTACACTAGGGGCCTCCGGCGCAATTTCAGGCGTGCTCGGGGGCTATATGCTCCTTTACCCCAGAAGACGCGTAAGAGTGGTCCTTTTCTATATACTTACCGTGGTCCCTGCCATCGTGGCTATAGGCATGTGGTTCGCATTCCAGGTTATTGCGGGTCTGGGCGGCCTGGGCTCTCAGGGCGGAGGAGTTGCTTATGCGGCGCACGTGGGCGGATTTATTGCGGGCTTTATTCTGATTAAGATATTTGCTATTGGACGGCCTTAAACGGACATATTGACTAGCGAGCCTGTAAGGTCCTTTGCCGAAGGATTAAACGAACTGAAAAGCTTTTCCTGCCTTGTTTCAGCCTGCGCTGGCTGAAGCTTCCTCAGGTGCTCCTGCGGAACCGTAATTATGTATCCGGTTGCAGAAAGGTTAATCTTATCTTCCAGGGACTCATTTTCCTGAAACCCTGCCTTGCTTAACATCTCCGGAAACTGCGTGCTTATTGCGTCGTGAAAAACTTCCCTGAAGGATTGGAAACGGCTCTTGTAATTTACCTGAGAAGGGCTGCCGGGGTAAAGCCTGTCCACAACTTTCCCGCCTGCATACGATGCAGAAGCGGAAAAAGAATGGCTGATATTACCGATCAAGCTCTACCTCATAAAAGTAATTTACCTGAAATATCACAATTGCCCCGGTAAAGAGCAACAAAAAATTAAACTATTTTATGAATTTCCTCTAATATCCTGTCCGTGGCACCCAGGTTCTCATTTACGAACATGGATGAAATTTTCCCCATCTTCTTTCTTAAATCGTCATCCTGCAGGAGCGTCCTCAGCCAGCGGTAGGCTTCTTTTTTATTTCTCAGGACTTTTGAGGCTCCGATCTTAACGAGCTTCTGTGCCTCCTGGGAGTTTTCAATCCTTGGGCCGAAAAGAACAGGTATGCCGTATACGGCCGGTTCAAGCACGTTATGGATCCCCTGCTTAAAGCTTCCTCCCACGTATGCAAGATCTGCATAGTAGTAAAGCGTAAGAAGTATTCCTATGGAATCGACAATTATTATTCTTTCACCCTTATACTCATTTAAGTAAGAGAACCTGATTGAAGTGCACTTATTTCTAAGCTGGTCTTCCAGCTTCTCCAGGTGCTGTACCGTGGGCTCGTGCGGCACAAGTATCATTACAACATTCGGGTCGTACTTTGCAATCTTAAGGAATGCAGGCAGAAGGACTTCCTCGTCAGCTTCCCAGGAGCTTCCGGCAACAAAAACTTTCTTTCCCTCAAAAAATCCGTCCTTAAAGAGCTTCTTTTCCTTTGCCGCAAGGCTCTTCTGGTAAACACGGTCGTACCTTGTGTCGCCGGCGGTTTCAAGCTGTCCGTTTTTTATGTCAAAGGCGCGGAAGCTTTCCATGTCGCCTTTTGAAACGGTGAATATTTTTGAAATGTTTTTGTAGAGTGACTTATGGAAACTGATTGATACGGGAAGCTTTCGGTTGGAATTATCTCTCATTGTGGCATCGATAATAAAACAGGGGATGCTGCGTGCCTTAAGCTGCCAGATGAAGTTAGGCCATATGTCATAGCGCATCATAATTGCAAGATCCGGATTTACTATGTCAAGAAACCTCTTTGCCAGTGCCGGGGTGTCAAAAGGCATGTAGGAAACAACGTCGGCATAAGGGTAATTCTTTGAATTCTCGTAGCCAGAAGGAGAAAAGAAAGTGGCAATAATGTTCACGTCCTTTTCAGCCTTTAGCTTCTGTATTACGGGCTTTGCCTGCTCAAACTCTCCCATGGAAGAGGAGTGGAACCAGACCATCTGTTTTTTCTTATCCAGCTGCACGAATGCAAGTATGAGGTTTTCAAAAAGCCTCTGCCTGTCTTTTATTCCCTTTTTTATCTTGGCGTTAAAAAGTCCTGCCAGCTGAAAAACCAGATACAAAAAGGGGAGTATAATAACATTATAAATGAGATACCAAAATTTCATCATGACAAATCTAAAATTCTTTTTACGTTATCGAGTACTGCTTCGGGAGTAATCTCAAGCATACACTTAAAGTGTCCTAAAGGGCATTTTTCCCGTCCAATGTGAGAACACGGTCTGCAAGATAACGAATTGTTTTCTAAAATTAAATTCTTATTCTTATATGGCGTAAAGCCGAATTCTTTTACTGTGGAGCCGAAAATAGCCAGAACCGGCGCTCCGGCAGCGCAGGCTATATGCATAAGGCCCGAATCGTTGCAAACAACCATGCGGCACTGCTTCATAAGGGCCGCGGTCTGGAACAGGTCGTCGTCGTTACTCATGTCTAAAGATCCGGGTATGGTTTCCGAGAGCCTGCGGCAAATTTCGCGGTCGGACCTTCCCCCGAGGAGAACAACGTTAAAACCCTCATTTTTCAGCAGTTTCCCCAAGGCGGTAAAATATTCCGGGGGCCACATTTTTGTAAAATGCCTGGAGCCCGGGCATAAGGCGACGTAATTATCCTGAGCTTTAAGATCTAAAGATACATTTTCAGGCAGAAAAAGGTCCAGCCCCTTATCATCCAGCTCAAAGCCCGGAATGGAAAATGCGTAGCGAACCGGGATCTGAGGCAGGTTTTTAAGCCTGTTAATCTTAAATTTTACCAGGAGGAACTTATCAAAAGACCTTTTTTCAAACCTGAATGCCGGGGCCTGAAGGGCTTTTACAACCTTCCGGCTTCTCAGGTTATTCTGAAGGTCAATTACGGCGTCGTACTTTTTTTCTTTAAGAAGCTTAAAAAGCGCCTTATTATCGTCTCTTTTATAGAGGAGGACGTCATTTACATAAGGGTTAAACTTCAATATATCGGCGTACTCATTCCTTATGAGAAAGTCTATCTTTTTTTCAGGATAGAGTCTCTTAAGGCTGCGCAGAAGAGGTGTAGTAAGAAGAATGTCTCCCAGTGAGCTAAGTCTAATAATTAAAATATTTTCAGCGTCGCCTATATTCACAAAAAACGTCCTAAACTAATCAAATTTGAGACCTCAAATTTACTCAAATAACAGCTATTCTTCCAATTAAAGTTTATTGTAGTTTTCCTCAGACTTGTTTATTTTTGAGAAAATAATAAAAAAGATAAGGACCGATTAAGATGACTACTTTACCGCCGCCTTCAGTAAAGCCTTTCCCGGAAGATTCACTGGAAAAGCAGGTTTATAATATAGTGGAAAAGTACAAGGAAAACATTCCTATTATGAACGACAGGAACCGCCTGGGCTATAACCTGTTCAAATATATGAGCGGAGAAGGGGACAGCCCTGAAATTCTGGTTAAATCCACAAAAATCAAGATCGTGGGTATGACTAAAGAAGAACTGGCAGCCAAACTTACCGCGGACTTAAAGACCGTTAAAAAATAAGATTTAGCACTGCTCCTTTTTATTCCCCCTCCCCGGTAAAAGAGAGGGGGGTAAGGGATATTTATTTGGATACCTCGGGAATGCTGATTTCCTCCTCAGTAATAAATTTTTCCACCATCAGAACGTCTTCCTTATTGCCAATAAAAACAGGTGTGCGCTGGTGCAGACTGTCTGGCACTATATCAAGTATCCTCTTCTTTCCGTTTGAAGCCATGCCCCCGGCTGACTCAACAATAAAAGCCATCGGGTTGCACTCGTAAAGAAGCCTCAGTTTTCCATTTGGGTTGCGGCTGTCGGCAGGATACATGAAAATGCCGCCGTAGAGCAGGTTGCGGTGAATGTCGGCAACCATGGAGCCGATGTAGCGCGTGGAATACGGCCTTCTTGTCTTTTCATCTTCTTCCTGCAGGTACTTAATGTACTTCTTAAGCCCGGGGTGCCAGTACTTGTAGTTCCCCTCGTTAATGCTGTAGATTTTGGATTTCCCGGGGATCCTGATGTTGTTATGCGACAGCAGGAACTCTCCCAGTGCGGGGTCAAGCGTAAAGCCGTAAACCCCGTGCCCTGTAGTGTAAACCAGAATTGTGCTGGAGCCGTAAAGGACGTATCCTGAAGCCACCTGCTTAATGCCGGGCTGCAGGCAGTCCTGAAGTGTTCCGTCGCTTCCGCCGTCCGGTGTAACCCTTTTAAGAATAGAAAAAATTGTCCCCACGCTTACATTTGCGTCGATATTTGACGATCCGTCCAGGGGGTCAAAAAGAAGGACATATTTCCCCTTTACGAAATCTTTTGGTATAGGGATGGCGTTTTCCTCTTCCTCTGAAGCCATAACGCAGAGGTGCCCCCCGTGCTCCATTGCCTTAAAGAGCACTTCGTGCGAAAAAACGTCGAGCTTTTTTACCTTTTCTCCCTGAACATTTGTTGTTCCTGTGTAGCCGATGATGTCAACAAGTCCTGCCTTATTGACCTCGAGAGAGATGATTTTTGCCGCCAGTACCAGATCCGAAAGGAGGGCCGAAAGCTCACCCGTGGCCTCGGGGTGCTTTCTTTCCTCTTCCAGAATGTGTCTTTGTATGGTCATCAGACTCTGTGCCGCCATAATTTCCTCCTGTGGATGATTTAATGAAGGTTTTATTACGCGGTTTTTGTAATCTCCTGATCTTTGTATTGCAGCTGATAAAGCTTGTAGTAGATACCGCGTTTTGCGAGCAGTTCCTGGTGCGTACCTATCTCCCTGACCTCACCCTTATGCATAACAATTATCTGATCGGCATTCTGAATTGTTGAAAGCCTGTGCGCAATTACAATGGCAGTCCTGTCAACCAGCAGCTTTTCAATAGCCCTCTGTATAAGGATTTCGGTTTCCGTGTCCACACTGGATGTCGCTTCATCTAAGATAAGGATTTGCGGGTTATAAGCAAGAGCCCTTGCAAAGGACAAAAGCTGCTTCTGCCCCACGCTTAAGGTTGCACCCTTCTCCTTTACCTCCTCGTCGTATTCATGCGGAAGAAGAGATATGAACTTGTGGGCTCCTACGCTTTGGGCGGCTTCAATAATTTTCTCATCCGAAATCCCGGGGTTGTTAAGGCTGATATTTGACTTAATTGTGCCCGAGAAGAGAAAAACGTCCTGCAGCACGATGGAAATAAACTTCCTCAGTTCGCGCTTGTCAATATCCTTAATATCAATGCCGTCTAAGCAGATCTTTCCCTTATTAATGTCGTAGAAACGCGTAAGTATGCTTATGAGGCTTGTTTTCCCGGCACCCGTAGCACCAACGATTGCCACGGTCTGCCCCGGGCTGATGCTGAAGGAGACGTCCTTTAATACGTAATCATCCCCGTTGTAAGCAAACCACACGTTCCTGAACTCGATTTTCCCCTCCACTTTCTTAAGGTCAACGGGGTTTTCCGGATTCTTAACAAATGTATCGTTATCCAGGAGCTTAAAGACCCTTTCACTTGACGCCATTGCCGTCTGCATGATGTTATACTTATCCGACAGGTCCCTTATCGGGCGGAAGAACTGGTCTATAAGCTGAATGAATGCAAAGAGAACGCCTATAGTCATGGCGTTATGTATAATTTCGCCTCCGCCGTACCAGATGATAAGGGCAAGCGCAATTGAGCTTAAAAATTCAACCGCAGGATAGAAGACTGCATAATAGAAAATTGAATCGACGTTGACTTTTCTGTAGTCGGCGTTAATTGAAGAAAACCTGTTAAGCTCTTCTTTTTCCTTGTTGAATATCTGCACCACGTTCATGCCCGTTACGTGCTCCTGCATGTAGGAATTTAAGCGCGCCAGGTGGAAGCGCACGTCCCTGTATGAATCCCTGACCTTCCTGCGGAAGAGGAATGTGCCGTAAATTAAAAACGGAAAAACAGAGAGCGTTACAAATGAAAGCTTCCAGTCCATTAAGAACATAAACCCAAGTATCCAGAGCACAATAAAAACGTCGCTGAAGACGTTAACAATTCCCGAGGAGAACATTTCGTTTAAGGATTCAATGTCGTTTGTCACACGGGTAACAATTCTTCCGATCGGGGTCTTGTCGAAATACTTCAGGGCAAGCCTTTCCACGTGCGCAAAGAGCTTTACCCTCAGGTCGTAAATTATTTTCTGCCCCATGTACTGCGTATAGTAGGTAAGAAAGTACTGCATAACGGCCTGGAACAGGAGTGTCCCTATCATAGCCATCGTTACGAGCATGAGGCCGTGGTAATCCTTGTTTTTTATATTATCGTCAATTGCTACTTTTGTAAGCACGGCTCTTAAGGGTCCGAAAGCCGCAACAATAATGTTTAATATAATGGCGAAGGCCATATATTTTTTATACGGCTTTACGTAGCCCAAGAGGCGTTTCATCAGCTTTGAATCATACGCCTTGCCTAAGACTTCATCATCTGCTTTATAATCCTGTGCCATAAACCTTTCTAAATTCTTTATTATGAAATAGAAGCCGGGAAGGGAATAGTTACCCTTTTAGCTCAATTCTTCCAGTTCTTTTTCAAGCAGCTGCTTAAAGTGCAGTCCTGCATAAATCCCCTGTTTGCGCACCAGATCCTCGTGCGTGCCCTGTTCGGCAATCCTGCCCTCGCTTAGGACAAATATAATGTCGGCATCCTTAACCGTTGAAATTCTGTGGCTGATGATTATGCTTGTCCTTTCCTTCATAAAATTCCTCAGGTTCTTAAGTATTCCTTCCTCGGTCCTTGTATCCACGGCCGAGAAGGAGTCGTCAAGTATCAGAATTGCAGGGTCAATTGCAAGCGCCCTTGCAAGGCAAGTCCTCTGCTTCTGCCCGCCCGAGAGAGTAATGCCGCGTTCTCCCAGCATGGTTTCGTATCCGTGGGGGAAAGCATCAATGTCCTTTGTAAGCTGTGCAATTTCCGCCGAGGAGGTAACCACTTTCATGTCTGTTTCCTTTAGGCCGTATGCAATGTTGTTAGCCAGCGTGTCGGAGAAAAGGAAAGTTTCCTGCGGAACAAGCCCGATATTTTTTCTTAAAGACTTAAGAGGGATTTTCTTAATATTGTGCCCGTCAATTAAAACCTCGCCATCGGTTACGTCGTAAAGCCTCGGTATCAGGTCGACGAGCGTGGTTTTCCCGGCTCCGGTCTGTCCTATTATTGCGGCAGTCATTCCGGCAGGTATTTTCAGGCTGATATCCTTAAATACATACGGCAGCTCAGGTGCGTAACGGAAGCTCACATTCTTAAATTCAACCGTACCTTTAATATTCTCAACGGAATAGTCCGTAGTTTCGCTATCCTCAATTTCATACTTTTCAGCAAGCATTTTGTTAAGGCGCTTCATGCTGGCTGAAGCCTGCTGGATCAGGTTTACCACCCAGCCAATTGCAATCATAGGCCAAATTAAAAGCCCAAGATAAATAACAAAGGCCGAGATCTCGCCCAGGTTCATCGTGCCGTTTATTACCTGTATGCCGCCAAGCCAGATTACAAGAATTATTGAAATCCCTGTTACAAGATACAGCGCGGGCTGGAACATGGACTCGATTTTAACCATATCCATATTTTTTTCAAGATAGTCGTGGCTCAGAGCCTCGTACTCCTGTATCTCGTTATCTTCCCTTACATACGACTTTATTACGCGTATGCCTGAGAAGCTTTCCTGCGCCTTGGTTGTAAGTTCCGAGAACTTCTCCTGTATGTAGGTATACTTAATGTGTATTTTCTTCCCCAGCTTATAGACGAGGTATGAAAGTACCGGAAGCGGCAGAAGCGAATAAATTGTAAGCGTGGTGCTCAAGGATACCATTATAACGATAACCATTATAAGGCGCACAAGCGTGTCTATGGAATACATAACCGCAGGACCCACAAATGTTCTTACCGCGTTAAGGTCGTTTGTGGCATGAGCCATTATGTTGCCCGTGGAGTTATTCTGGAAGTATCTGAGCGAAAGCCTCTGTATGTGGCTCCAGAAGTCCTGCCTCAGGTCGTACTCAATTTCGCGAGAGACCACAATAATGGTTTCCCTGATCAGAAATCTGAATACGCCGCTTAAGAAAGATGTAGCTATAATAAGCAGCCCGTAACGGACCAGCACAGAATACTCCACACTTTTCTGCAGGGCGTTAATGCTGTCCTTTAAGAACAAAGGGACGTACACTGTACCCAGATTCGAAAGTAAAATAAATAAAACTCCCAGAAGGAGTTTAACTTTATATCTTATAAAATATTTTTTTAACGCTAAAAGACTTTTCATAAACTCTGCTTATAACTGCTTGTTAAGATACTAAACTACTAAAGTACGGTAAAAGTTGCTTAAAATTTGTACTAATTTAATATTCAGCGAATTTTTTAATTTAAGATTTCATGCTTAAAAAGGAAAGTCCTTTGTTTTGAAACCCTTTAAAAACAAAAAATCCCGACATTCCGGCCGATGGGAAAGCGGGATTTTTGTATTAAAAACGCAGGTTTAGTCTATAACTTCAAAACCCGTGTATTTATGCAGAACCTTCGGAACTATTATCTTGCCTTCGGGAGTCTGGTAGTTCTCAAGCAGAGAAACCATCAGGCGGCTTGTTGCAAGGCCCGAACCGTTAAGCGTATGCACAAATTCCGGCTTTTTGGTCTCCTCGTTGCGGAAGCGTATGTTGGCACGCCTTGCCTGGAAGTTCTCGAAGTTGCTGCATGAAGAAGCCTCAAGCCATCTTTTTTCAGCCGGCGACCATGTCTCGATGTCGTAGCACTTTGCAGCCGAGAAGCTCAAATCCCCCGTGCAGAGCATGAGTATTCTGTATGGGATCTTAAGCGCCTGCAGAATATCTTCGGCATCACGCACCAGCTTTTCAAGCTCATCGTAGGAGTTCTCAGGCCTGGTGAATTTAACCATTTCAACCTTGTTGAACTGGTGAACCCTTAAGAAACCCTTCGATTCCTTTCCGTATGAACCGGCCTCACGCCTGAAACAGGCCGAGTAAGCGCAGTATTTAATCGGGAGCTCTTTTTCTTCAATGATCTCACCCCTTAAG encodes the following:
- a CDS encoding rhomboid family intramembrane serine protease, which codes for MIFPIGDDNTDRTMFPLTNYLIILLNVFVFVFLQGLGSNIKFTYAYSTVPAEIVTGKDIITEDRVMVDPETDERVEVPGLQKTPINVYLTIFTSMFMHGGIAHIFGNMIFLWVFGDNIENKLGHMRYLIFYLVCGALSSLSQVTATIMFNGNPYVPTLGASGAISGVLGGYMLLYPRRRVRVVLFYILTVVPAIVAIGMWFAFQVIAGLGGLGSQGGGVAYAAHVGGFIAGFILIKIFAIGRP
- a CDS encoding 3-deoxy-D-manno-octulosonic acid transferase, with protein sequence MMKFWYLIYNVIILPFLYLVFQLAGLFNAKIKKGIKDRQRLFENLILAFVQLDKKKQMVWFHSSSMGEFEQAKPVIQKLKAEKDVNIIATFFSPSGYENSKNYPYADVVSYMPFDTPALAKRFLDIVNPDLAIMMRYDIWPNFIWQLKARSIPCFIIDATMRDNSNRKLPVSISFHKSLYKNISKIFTVSKGDMESFRAFDIKNGQLETAGDTRYDRVYQKSLAAKEKKLFKDGFFEGKKVFVAGSSWEADEEVLLPAFLKIAKYDPNVVMILVPHEPTVQHLEKLEDQLRNKCTSIRFSYLNEYKGERIIIVDSIGILLTLYYYADLAYVGGSFKQGIHNVLEPAVYGIPVLFGPRIENSQEAQKLVKIGASKVLRNKKEAYRWLRTLLQDDDLRKKMGKISSMFVNENLGATDRILEEIHKIV
- a CDS encoding glycosyltransferase family 9 protein; the protein is MNIGDAENILIIRLSSLGDILLTTPLLRSLKRLYPEKKIDFLIRNEYADILKFNPYVNDVLLYKRDDNKALFKLLKEKKYDAVIDLQNNLRSRKVVKALQAPAFRFEKRSFDKFLLVKFKINRLKNLPQIPVRYAFSIPGFELDDKGLDLFLPENVSLDLKAQDNYVALCPGSRHFTKMWPPEYFTALGKLLKNEGFNVVLLGGRSDREICRRLSETIPGSLDMSNDDDLFQTAALMKQCRMVVCNDSGLMHIACAAGAPVLAIFGSTVKEFGFTPYKNKNLILENNSLSCRPCSHIGREKCPLGHFKCMLEITPEAVLDNVKRILDLS
- the fbp gene encoding class 1 fructose-bisphosphatase, encoding MAAQSLMTIQRHILEEERKHPEATGELSALLSDLVLAAKIISLEVNKAGLVDIIGYTGTTNVQGEKVKKLDVFSHEVLFKAMEHGGHLCVMASEEEENAIPIPKDFVKGKYVLLFDPLDGSSNIDANVSVGTIFSILKRVTPDGGSDGTLQDCLQPGIKQVASGYVLYGSSTILVYTTGHGVYGFTLDPALGEFLLSHNNIRIPGKSKIYSINEGNYKYWHPGLKKYIKYLQEEDEKTRRPYSTRYIGSMVADIHRNLLYGGIFMYPADSRNPNGKLRLLYECNPMAFIVESAGGMASNGKKRILDIVPDSLHQRTPVFIGNKEDVLMVEKFITEEEISIPEVSK
- a CDS encoding ABC transporter ATP-binding protein; protein product: MAQDYKADDEVLGKAYDSKLMKRLLGYVKPYKKYMAFAIILNIIVAAFGPLRAVLTKVAIDDNIKNKDYHGLMLVTMAMIGTLLFQAVMQYFLTYYTQYMGQKIIYDLRVKLFAHVERLALKYFDKTPIGRIVTRVTNDIESLNEMFSSGIVNVFSDVFIVLWILGFMFLMDWKLSFVTLSVFPFLIYGTFLFRRKVRDSYRDVRFHLARLNSYMQEHVTGMNVVQIFNKEKEELNRFSSINADYRKVNVDSIFYYAVFYPAVEFLSSIALALIIWYGGGEIIHNAMTIGVLFAFIQLIDQFFRPIRDLSDKYNIMQTAMASSERVFKLLDNDTFVKNPENPVDLKKVEGKIEFRNVWFAYNGDDYVLKDVSFSISPGQTVAIVGATGAGKTSLISILTRFYDINKGKICLDGIDIKDIDKRELRKFISIVLQDVFLFSGTIKSNISLNNPGISDEKIIEAAQSVGAHKFISLLPHEYDEEVKEKGATLSVGQKQLLSFARALAYNPQILILDEATSSVDTETEILIQRAIEKLLVDRTAIVIAHRLSTIQNADQIIVMHKGEVREIGTHQELLAKRGIYYKLYQLQYKDQEITKTA
- a CDS encoding ABC transporter ATP-binding protein; protein product: MKSLLALKKYFIRYKVKLLLGVLFILLSNLGTVYVPLFLKDSINALQKSVEYSVLVRYGLLIIATSFLSGVFRFLIRETIIVVSREIEYDLRQDFWSHIQRLSLRYFQNNSTGNIMAHATNDLNAVRTFVGPAVMYSIDTLVRLIMVIVIMVSLSTTLTIYSLLPLPVLSYLVYKLGKKIHIKYTYIQEKFSELTTKAQESFSGIRVIKSYVREDNEIQEYEALSHDYLEKNMDMVKIESMFQPALYLVTGISIILVIWLGGIQVINGTMNLGEISAFVIYLGLLIWPMIAIGWVVNLIQQASASMKRLNKMLAEKYEIEDSETTDYSVENIKGTVEFKNVSFRYAPELPYVFKDISLKIPAGMTAAIIGQTGAGKTTLVDLIPRLYDVTDGEVLIDGHNIKKIPLKSLRKNIGLVPQETFLFSDTLANNIAYGLKETDMKVVTSSAEIAQLTKDIDAFPHGYETMLGERGITLSGGQKQRTCLARALAIDPAILILDDSFSAVDTRTEEGILKNLRNFMKERTSIIISHRISTVKDADIIFVLSEGRIAEQGTHEDLVRKQGIYAGLHFKQLLEKELEELS